GAGCAGCGCAAACAGGCAAATGACCGTGGGTATCCAAAACCGTAGTGAGAGCAAGAAGGGTTGCGGAGCAACTCCGTGGGCTACATGGGGCGGATTGAAAGGGCGGGTGGAATCAGGATTCATCTAGTTCGCCTGTGCTCTCATCAACTTGCTCAGTTCAGACGCGACGATCTCATGGCCAGCACGATTGGGATGGTTGCCTTGAGCCATGAATTTTTGCAGATCTTCACCGGCACTGGCACGGTTGGCAAACGCGGCATAAGAGTCGCTGATTGATACACCAAATTCCTCTGCCAAATCGCGGACTTGCTGGGCGTGCAGGCCGAGTGGGGTGGTGCTATCGAGGATGTCCTCATGGAGATCGGGGGTCGGTGTTAACAATACAACACGCACATTTGCATCCAAGGCATTGCGAATCATCGACCGCCACGCCTCGGCGGCATTTTCCAAACCGACGCGGCGATCATTGAGGCAGTAGTCGATGAATACTAAATCGGGACGCAGCGACAACACGTCTCGTTCGAACCTCGCCGCTCCGCTGACTGCGTTCTCGCCGCCGATCGCCGTCACACTGACATCGATGACAGCTGTTGGATACTGCTCGCAGAGTTGACGATGAAACAGACTCGGGTAGGCATCAAAAGCACGGACGATCGGCGTTTTGAAATAACCAGCGGGGACACTGTGGCCGTGAAAGACGATCCGCACCATGCGGTTGTGCGGCCATTGTTTCTCCAGTTCGTGCTGAAGTCGCTCAAAGGGTGCGGCGAGTTCTACCGTTGCCGCCTGCGCCGTCGTGGAGTTCACGTCGGGGGACGTCGCGACCGAAACCGTTGCAAGGCACGCCAATAGCACACCAGCGGTCAGGGTGGGGGCCAAGAAAGTTCGCCTCATGAGCCAGCCTCGCGAGTGTATCGATGGAGATGAAACGCAGTCAATCAATTTTGAATACGGATAAACAATGTCGTCGCCCGCGTGGCAAGACTGGATTTGCCCCCGGCTCTACAGCACACCCTTGGTACTGGGGATGGCTGGATTGCGAGGATCTTTTTCCACGGCCATTCGGATGGCGCGGGCGGTCGCCTTGAAGACGCATTCAGAAATGTGGTGTGCATTGCGGCCGTGATGTAGCACCACGTGCAAATTGCATTTCGCATTGGCGGCAAACGATTGCCAGAAGTGTTCTACAAGCTCGCTGTCGAATGTTCCGATCTTGTGAGCTGCGATCGGGGCGTGGTACTCGAACGCGTAACGACCGCCCATGTCGACGGCAGCTGTCACGAGACACTCGTCCATCGGCAATGTGAAGTGACCGTAGCGAAACACGCCGGCGCGGTTACCCAACGCTTCGTCGATCGCGCTGCCCAACGCGATGCCGATGTCTTCGCAGGTGTGGTGATCGTCGACGTGCAAATCACCCGTGGCGTTGACGTTCAAGTCGATCAGCGAGTGCTTGGCAAATAGATCCAGCATGTGGTCGAGAAAACCGATCCCGCTGTTTCGAGTCCCATCACCGCTGCCGTCGAGATTGACCGAGAGTTGGATCTGAGTTTCGCCGGTGCGGCGATCAATGGACGCGGTTCGTGACATGCTGATCTAAGTAGCGTGTGGGAGAAAGGGAGAGGGCATGCTTCGTAGGATGATACCGTTGCCTGTCCACAACGGTATCGCTCGGGACAATGGTCCCCAGCTATGGCGACGCAGGCCCGGGGCTATGTCGTTAACTTCGCAAGTGCTCGTTGAATCATCAGCAAGCACGCATCGATTTGATCATCGGTGCCGACACTGATGCGGAGCCCATCGCCCCAATCACCAAAGTCCATATACCGCACCAGGATTTGATTGGCTTTGAGAAACTCGTAAATAGCTCGGTGTTCGCCGCTGGGGTGGGTGCACCAGACGAAATTGGCATGCGACGGTACCACGTCAAAGCCGAGGCCAGCGAGTTCGGTTTCCAGGCGGGCGCGGGTGCAATTCACGGAGGTGACGACATCGGCCAACCAAGTTTGACTTTGCATCGCAGCGGTCGCCGCGGCGATCGAGATCGCATCGCAGTTGTAGCTGTCTTTAATTTTAGTCAGTTCAGCGATGACATGCGGCTGAGCGACCAGAAATCCAAAACGCACCCCCGCCAAGGCATACGACTTGCTCAGCGTCCGGGTGACGAGAATCCGCTCGTGGCGTTGAACCAGATCCAAGCAGTTTTCTTCGGCGAAATCAGCGTAGGCTTCGTCGACGACCAAGGGACAGGTCAATGAATCGGCGATCGACTCGATTTCGCTGGGCGGCACCACTGTCCCGCTGGGGCTATTGGGGTTGGGCAGCAGGACGAGACGCAGATCTTCCCGCGGTTGGCGGAATTCGGCCGGCAGTTGCCAATCCTCGGTGAATGCAACCTGTTCCCACTTTGCACCTTGAATGTCAGCGAGAGTGCGGTAGAGGATGTAACTCGGTGTGGGCAAACGCAATGACTGTGATTCCCCGACAAAGCCGCGGACGAGCAGTGTGAGGATCTCATCGCTGCCATTTCCTGCGAGCACCCATTCTGGGCCAGGCAATCCGAGAGCCTCAGCGGCAGCGCGACGGAAGCTGGTCGCCAAGGGATCGGGATAGCGATTCAGCGGCCCGTTGGCCGCCTCGGTGATCGCCCGGACCACTGCAGGCGGTGGCGGAAATGGATTTTCGTTGGTATTGAGCTTGATGAATTTGCCCGGCGGCGGTTGCTCCCCCGGTGCGTACGGCTTCATCTGGGTCAGGGCAGGGCGGAATTGCAAGTCAGTGCAGTGGGGTAGAGCCAATTGCTGTTAGCTACTAGCAGGAAGCTATTAGCTGCAGGCTAAGCGGAGGATCTGATGGGAAGGATGAACCCAATTTTAGGCGGATCACTGCTTGAGAGCGATAGGCCGGGTGAAATCGGGGCCCGCGGCTCTCAAGCTAGCAGGGAGTTGAAGAATAGCCCTCGTTTGCCCGCCGCCGGCGCGTTGCGGCTGGACGGGGCTAAAAAATCGCAATTGCGATTGCGTAAAACCAGTGCAATCGGAAAAATCCGGAATAGACTGGGCGCGAGTTGAAACGGATCCTTCCCTTCTGCGGTAATCAACCATGTGGCCACTGACCAACGGCATGCGATGCCTCACAGGAGCCGAAGCAGCGTTATTTCGCGGTTCGGCTGGCATGATGCTCGATCAGTTGACTACCGCGTACAACGCCGAACTCGCCGATTTGAGTGGAGGTACGGTCGCTGACGAATCTGCAGGCGGATATGGTTTCTTAGCACCGCATTGGTTTTCGATGTGGGAGCCCGAGCAGCGGATTTGGCTGCTCGAACGGGTGACGACAGCGCTGTTAACGGCACGCTCCGCTCCGCCTCATTCCGCTATCTTTGAAGCCACCGTGGAAGCGGTCTACATCGAACTGGCCGATCTTGTGGCGATGGAGATCACGACCGGATTACCGATCGAGCGTGGCAGTTGGCGGGGAGCGTTACTGGATGCGTTCGTTCAACGCTGTCCAGAAGACAGTTTGCTCGGGGCGTTGCAATTTGAAGCCACCACGCTCGACCCCTGTCTTCCCCCGTCACTGACCCGGCAGTGGAAGGCCGAGCAGGCTCGCGCGGATACCGATTCCGAGTCGCCCCAAAACCAGTCCAGCGAGTCCGGGCAATCGGGGACAGGCGGCGAGCCCGATTGGATGGCGTGGTGGACAAGTGTCATTGAGAGACTCGTCGACGCGACTTATGGGGTGCGCTTATATCAGGCCGCTGAGCGGTATCGCGATGACGATCCCAAGCGGCTGCGGCGATTTTTAAAGTCCAAGGGCGTCAACGACAAATTCTTACAACGCATCCCGCCCCTGCGGTCGCGAGTCCAAACCCAAGCTGCGATCGACCGTCTGCAGGCGATCGTGTTTCAAGACGACTGAGGATTCTGATTGTTCGTACTTGCGAATCAATTTGGCACAGCGCGCCGCAGTTGCCCGGTTGACCAGTGCCACGGCAGAAGCTGCCAATGCGGCAACGCAAGTCAGCAATAGCCACATTCCGATACCCCAGAATATCGAGGTGTCCGAATAGATTGTCGCGGCGATCCACAGCAGTCCCAGTGCCGACATGCCCATAGCGCCTTTGCGTGCGGTGTGCGTGTTCGACCGGCATCGCTGCAAGATGTTCCTGGCGGCCGAATCAGCGTCACCGGCATGGATTGCCTGGTACTCATCGTAGTCGAGGTTGAATCCAAACCGAAGCTCGTCCGCGAGAGTCGGTTGGACGGCTTGGACGCTAATGTCGGCAGCAACGTAATCGCGGTAGGCGTTACGGAGCGAACGATTCTTCGTTCTGGTTCGGTAGCACCACAATGCGCACATGCCGCACCACACGAACCAAGTAACGTACGGCCCAGACCAATACAGGCTACCACCCGCTAGGATCGCAAAGAAGATGCTCAGTCCTGCCAGCAGGATGGTGAGATAATGGCGTTTCGTGTTGATCCGCGAAGCCAGTAGATTGATGCCGGGGCCATGCAGCATTTGATGCTGCTCGTAGGTCAGCGAAAGCTCTTTCAACGATTTCACCAGTACGTCGCGTTTCACCAATGCATCACGCTTGGCGATCGCGTCGGGAGCCGATTCCGTGTTCGCCATCGAGCAGGTCATGTGGATGGAGACAGGTAAAGTGAGAAACGGTGAAACAATGAATGCCAGGGAATCGTTCCGCCTCCGATCGTACTGGCCATCGTGCTGATCGCAGGTGACGGCTTCGGCACGGTCCAAATAAAAAACTGAAGCGCGCCGTGAACTCGCTAGCGGGGGGCTGAACCAACCAGCGACCAGGACGATTGTAGCGAAAATCGTCGCGGCTCGCGCCTTTGACGAAGAGGTCTCGACGCGTAGACTTCCGGTTTGCTTCTATCCCCCGAACTGCTGCTGATCTGCTCAGCCGTTTGCGTCGCAAAGGCCCGGTATGAAATTTCGTTTCCCAATTCTGATTATTGACGAAGACTATCGTTCGGAAAACACCTCCGGGCTCGGTATTCGTGCGCTCGCCGAGGCGATCGAGGCCGAGGGCGTCGAAGTGATCGGAGCGACCAGTTACGGGGACCTGTCCCAGTTCGCCCAGCAGCAATCACGGGCGTCGGCGTTTATTCTCTCGATCGACGACGAAGAAGTCTTGTCGGAGGCCGAAGACGAGGGGCCCGCGATCCAGAAATTGCGCGAGTTCATCCAGGAGATTCGATTCAAGAATAACGACATCCCGATCTTTTTGTATGGTGAGACCCGCACCTCCGCGCACATCCCTAACGATATCTTGCGTGAGTTGCATGGGTTCATTCACATGTTCGAGGACACGCCGCAGTTTGTTGCCCGGCACATTCTGCATGAGGCCCGGGCCTACACCGATGGCTTGGCACCGCCATTCTTCCGGGCACTGTTGGAATATGCTAGCGACGGATCCTATTCCTGGCATTGTCCCGGCCACTCGGGCGGAGTGGCGTTTTTGAAGAGTCCCGTTGGCCAAATGTTTCACCAGTTTTTTGGTGAGAACATGCTACGGGCCGACGTCTGTAATGCTGTGGAGGAACTCGGTCAATTGCTCGACCACACCGGGCCGGTGGCGGCCTCTGAACGCAACGCAGCACGCATTTTCGACGCTGATCATTGTTTCTTTGTCACCAACGGGACCTCGACGAGCAATAAGATGGTGTGGCATTCGACGGTGGCGTCGGGGGACATCGTGGTCGTCGATCGCAATTGCCACAAATCGATTCTGCACTCGATTATTATGACCGGCGCCGTGCCTGTGTTCCTGATGCCCAAACGCAATCACTTGGGACTGATCGGTCCGATTCCCTTAGAAGAGTTTCATCCTGATAATATTCAACGAAAGATCGAGGCGAATCCGTTCGCCCGCGCCGCCCAAGCGGCCCATCCCGATCGCAAGCCGCGGATTCTGACGATTACCCAGTCGACCTACGACGGCATCGTCTACAACGTTGAGATGCTCAAAGAGTTGCTCGATGGCCAAATCGATACGTTGCACTTCGACGAGGCGTGGCTGCCCCACGCAACCTTCCACGATTTTTATTCCAACATGCACGCGATCGGTCATGGTCGGGCGACATGCAAGGAGTCGATGGTGTTCGCCACGCACTCAACTCACAAGCTGTTGGCGGGGATCTCGCAAGCGTCTCAGATTCTCGTCAAAGAACCGCGAAGCCGCAAACTGGATCGGCATATTTTTAACGAAGCCTATTTGATGCACTCGTCGACGTCGCCGCAGTACGCGATCATTGCGTCGTGTGATGTTGCTGCGGCGATGATGGAACCACCCGGCGGCACAGCCCTGGTGGAAGAGTCGATCCTCGAGGCCATGAATTTCCGCCGCGCGATGCGGAAAGTCGACGCCGAATGGGGTGATGACTGGTGGTTCCAGGTATGGGGACCCGACGAGATTCCCGACGAAGACATCGGTACACAAGCCGACTGGATCTTGAAAGCCGACGACGAGTGGCACGGCTTCGGCCACCTCGCTCCTGGTTTCAATATGCTCGATCCGATCAAGGGCACCGTCGTCACGCCGGGGTTGAATCTCAACGGCCAGTTTGCCGACAGCGGAATCCCCGCGTCGATTGTGACGCGGTATCTCGCTGAGCATGGTGTGATCGTCGAAAAAGCGGGACTGTATTCGTTCTTCATCATGTTCACGATCGGTATCACCAAGGGGCGATGGAACACGCTCGTCAGTGCCCTGCAGCAGTTCAAGGATGACTACGACAAAAACCTGCCGATGTGGAAGATCCTGCCAGAGTTCGCGCAGCTCTTCCCGCAGTATGAGGCCATGGGGTTGCGGGATCTCTGCCAAGCGATCCACATGACCTACAAAGAAAACGACATCGCCCGGGTCACGACCGAAATGTACCTGTCGGACATGCAGCCAGCGATGAAGCCGTCTGACGCGTATGACATGATGACGCACCGCGAAATTGATCGGGTGGAAATCGACGATTTACTCGGACGAGTCACTGCGGTGTTGTTAACGCCCTATCCGCCCGGCATCCCGCTGCTGATTCCGGGCGAGAGTTTCAATCGGACGATCATCGAGTACTTGCAGTTTGCACGGAAATTCAACGCCAAGTTCCCCGGTTTCCACACCGATATCCACGGCCTCGTTGAAGAAACGGTCGACGGCGTGCGGCGGTATTACGTCGACTGCCTGCGGATGTCTTGAGTGCGGCACCATAGTCCCGAATGGGACGGAAGCCCTCTGCCGGGGACGCCAGTCCCCGGATGCATCGGTAGATCAATTTGGAGTCCCAGCGGGACGACAGCGAGGGTATCTGGCGGGTATCTGTCGCCCCGCTGGGGCTTTGGGATTCGGCTTCGGTCCAAATCCACGGGCTCACGCCCGTGGCTATCACCTGTCGTCCCATGCGGAAATGGGGCGCATCCGGTGCCTTTAGTCCCCCGTGGTCAGCTTCTCGACCAAGGCGTATATTTTCGCCGACGGCTCGTTTTACGATCACGCTAAAAAACTATTTCACCCTCTGACCCGATCTGCTGGATTCGTCCTGATGAAAATTCACGAGTATCAAGGCAAAGAACTCTTCCGCGCCGCTGGCGTCCCCGTGCTCGAAGGGCACATGGTGACCACGCCGGAGGAAGCGGCAGCCGCGTACACGAAACTCGGCGGCAAGATCGCGGTGGTCAAGGCCCAGATCCACGCGGGCGGTCGCGGCAAGGGGAACGTGATCGACAATCCAGACCAAAAAGGTGTGGTGTTAGCCAAGTCGGCAGACGAGGCGAAAGCGGCCGCGGCGGGCCTGCTGGGCAATAAACTCGTGACGATTCAGACAGGCCCCGAAGGCCAAACCGTCGGCAAGGTGTTCGTCGAAGCTGGCTGCGATATTGCTCGCGAACTCTACCTCGGCATCGTCGTCGACCGCGTTTCCTGCAAGCCAGTCTTGATGGTCAGCACCGAGGGCGGTGTCGAAATCGAGAAGGTTGCTGAGGAAACTCCTGAACTGATCCACAAGGAAGGTTTCGATCCAGCCATCGGATTGGAAGCGTTCCAAGTTCGCAAGATCTGCAAAAAGCTCGGCATCGAAGGCGCCGCAGCCAAGAGTGCGTTCAAATTCATGACGGCGATGTGCCGGTTCTTCATCGATTACGATTGTGCACTTGCCGAAGTCAACCCGCTCGTGATCACCGGAGACGGACAAATGATCGCTTTGGACGCGAAGATCACGTTCGATGAAAATGCAATGTTCCGCCACAAGGACCTCGAGGAGTTGCGTGACCTCAGCGAAGAAGAGGAGAGCGAAATTCGGGCTGGCAAGGCGGGCCTGAGCTACGTCAAGCTCGACGGCAATATCGCTTGCCTCGTCAACGGTGCCGGACTGGCGATGTCGACGATGGACATCATCAAGTATCACGGTGGCGAACCAGCGAACTTCCTCGACGTGGGCGGCGGTGCCAACGCGGCTCAAGTCACCGAAGCCTTCCGGATTCTGCTCTCGGACAAGAACTGCAAGGGTGTGCTGGTCAATATTTTCGGCGGCATCGCACGCTGCACGACGATTGCCTCGGCATTGATCGAAGCGAGCAAGGAAGTCGGTTTCAACGTGCCATTGGTCGTGCGTCTGGAAGGCACCGAAGTCGAAGAGGGCCGCAAGATGCTCGAAGACAGCGATGTCGACGTGATCACAGCGGTCGATCTCACCGACGCTGCCAAGAAGATCGTCGCCGCCACGGCTTAGTCGCGTCGCGACTGGCTGCTAGCGAATAGCTTCTGGCTGCTAGCTAACAGCCCTCCGGTACCGGTTGCAGTTGCTTCTTTCTCACACATTTCATCTCACCTCGGCTGTTCGCGAGCCGCCAACAGTCAAACGCCAAAAGCTATCCTCATGAGTATTCTGGTCGACAAAAACACCAAAGTCATTTGCCAAGGCATCACGGGCAATGCGGGCAAGTTTCATGCGATGGGCTGCCGCGATTACGGCACCCAGCTTGTTGGCGGCGTGACGCCAGGCAAGGGCGGCCAAGAGGTCGAAGGCATGCCTGTCTTCGATACGGTCGAAGAAGCCGTTCAGCAAACCGGCGCCGACGCGACGATGATCTTCGTACCGCCCCCATTCACCGCCGACGCGATCCTCGAGGCCGTCGATGCGGGCATCCGGATCATTGCTGCGATCACCGAAGGCGTGCCAGTGATCGACATGGTACGCGTCTATGAAAAGGTCAAAGCGAGCAATTCAATTCTGATTGGCCCGAACTGTCCTGGGTTGATCACGCCCGGTGAGTGCAAGATCGGCATCATGCCAGGTTACATTCACACCCCTGGGAAGATCGGCGTCATGAGCCGCTCGGGCACCCTGACCTACGAAGCGGTGTGGCAGACCAGCAACCTGAAACTCGGCCAGAGTACCTGTGTCGGTCTTGGGGGCGACCCCATTGTCGGGACAAACTATATCGACCTATTCAAGTTGTACCAGGAAGACGATCAAACCGAAGCGATTCTGATGATCGGTGAAATCGGCGGCAGCGCCGAAGAAGAAGCCGCCGCATACGTCAAAGCCCACGTGACCAAACCGGTTGCCGCATTCATCGCTGGCCGTACTGCACCTCCCGGCAAACGCATGGGCCACGCCGGTGCAATCATCAGCGGTGGTAAGGGAACCGCAGAAGAAAAGGTTGCAGCTCTCGAGGATGCGGGCATCGTTGTCGCCCCCAGTCCCGCGGAAATGGGCGATGCCGTTCTGCAAGCGATCAAAAACAAGTAGTACAGCCCGCTGCACAGGTTTCCCAGCGCTTCACCCTCCCGGCGAAACTGGGAGGGTCGAGATACGAGCCTAGCGAGTTTTCCGGGGAGGGCCGACCACCGACGCATTGGACTAGGACGCATGAATCAGTCTGCATCAACCTCATCGATCAATCCGCTCACGATGATCATGCCGCAGCGGAAAATCACGGGCATGTCCGCGATTCTATTGCCTTTCCTCGCCGATGGGGAAATTGATTGGGGGAGTTTCGAGCAGCACACCGCGGCGACCCTGGACGCTGGTCTGACACCCGCGATCAATATGGATACGGGTTACGCCAACCTCATCACAGCGGACGTGCGCCAGGAAGCTTTGAATCGGGCCACAGCGGTTGCCGCTGGACGCTCGTTTCTCGGAGGCGTGTTTGTATCCGATAACGCGGGTGCTGCGTTCCAGCCCGATGCGTATCGTAGCGGCATCGCCGAAGTCCAAGCCAGCGGCGGCACGCCGATCCTATTTCAGTCCTACGGGCTGACGTCTGGAGATGACGATCAGATTCTGGCCGCCTACCAGACGCTCGCTCAGGAATGCGATTCGTTCTACGCGTTTGAACTGGGCAATATGTTTGCCCCCTTCGGCAAAATTTACTCGCTCGAACTGTATGAGCGGTTGTTGGGGATTTCCAACTGCGCCGGGGCGAAGCATTCGTCGCTCAATCGTGTGCAAGAATGGCAGCGGATTGAGCTGCGAAATCGCGTTCGCCCGGATTTCCTGGTGCTGACCGGAAACGACTTGGCCATCGACATGGTGATGTATGGCAGCGACTATCTG
This genomic window from Allorhodopirellula heiligendammensis contains:
- the hisC gene encoding histidinol-phosphate transaminase, translated to MQFRPALTQMKPYAPGEQPPPGKFIKLNTNENPFPPPPAVVRAITEAANGPLNRYPDPLATSFRRAAAEALGLPGPEWVLAGNGSDEILTLLVRGFVGESQSLRLPTPSYILYRTLADIQGAKWEQVAFTEDWQLPAEFRQPREDLRLVLLPNPNSPSGTVVPPSEIESIADSLTCPLVVDEAYADFAEENCLDLVQRHERILVTRTLSKSYALAGVRFGFLVAQPHVIAELTKIKDSYNCDAISIAAATAAMQSQTWLADVVTSVNCTRARLETELAGLGFDVVPSHANFVWCTHPSGEHRAIYEFLKANQILVRYMDFGDWGDGLRISVGTDDQIDACLLMIQRALAKLTT
- the hisB gene encoding imidazoleglycerol-phosphate dehydratase HisB, with protein sequence MSRTASIDRRTGETQIQLSVNLDGSGDGTRNSGIGFLDHMLDLFAKHSLIDLNVNATGDLHVDDHHTCEDIGIALGSAIDEALGNRAGVFRYGHFTLPMDECLVTAAVDMGGRYAFEYHAPIAAHKIGTFDSELVEHFWQSFAANAKCNLHVVLHHGRNAHHISECVFKATARAIRMAVEKDPRNPAIPSTKGVL
- a CDS encoding Orn/Lys/Arg decarboxylase N-terminal domain-containing protein — encoded protein: MKFRFPILIIDEDYRSENTSGLGIRALAEAIEAEGVEVIGATSYGDLSQFAQQQSRASAFILSIDDEEVLSEAEDEGPAIQKLREFIQEIRFKNNDIPIFLYGETRTSAHIPNDILRELHGFIHMFEDTPQFVARHILHEARAYTDGLAPPFFRALLEYASDGSYSWHCPGHSGGVAFLKSPVGQMFHQFFGENMLRADVCNAVEELGQLLDHTGPVAASERNAARIFDADHCFFVTNGTSTSNKMVWHSTVASGDIVVVDRNCHKSILHSIIMTGAVPVFLMPKRNHLGLIGPIPLEEFHPDNIQRKIEANPFARAAQAAHPDRKPRILTITQSTYDGIVYNVEMLKELLDGQIDTLHFDEAWLPHATFHDFYSNMHAIGHGRATCKESMVFATHSTHKLLAGISQASQILVKEPRSRKLDRHIFNEAYLMHSSTSPQYAIIASCDVAAAMMEPPGGTALVEESILEAMNFRRAMRKVDAEWGDDWWFQVWGPDEIPDEDIGTQADWILKADDEWHGFGHLAPGFNMLDPIKGTVVTPGLNLNGQFADSGIPASIVTRYLAEHGVIVEKAGLYSFFIMFTIGITKGRWNTLVSALQQFKDDYDKNLPMWKILPEFAQLFPQYEAMGLRDLCQAIHMTYKENDIARVTTEMYLSDMQPAMKPSDAYDMMTHREIDRVEIDDLLGRVTAVLLTPYPPGIPLLIPGESFNRTIIEYLQFARKFNAKFPGFHTDIHGLVEETVDGVRRYYVDCLRMS
- a CDS encoding dihydrodipicolinate synthase family protein; amino-acid sequence: MNQSASTSSINPLTMIMPQRKITGMSAILLPFLADGEIDWGSFEQHTAATLDAGLTPAINMDTGYANLITADVRQEALNRATAVAAGRSFLGGVFVSDNAGAAFQPDAYRSGIAEVQASGGTPILFQSYGLTSGDDDQILAAYQTLAQECDSFYAFELGNMFAPFGKIYSLELYERLLGISNCAGAKHSSLNRVQEWQRIELRNRVRPDFLVLTGNDLAIDMVMYGSDYLLGLSTFHPAAFAQRDQWWADGDARFFQLNDQLQYLGMFAFRAPVPAYKHSAAMFLRMRGKLETDQTHPESPGRPDSDRIVLQQIAADIDAMLADA
- the sucC gene encoding ADP-forming succinate--CoA ligase subunit beta — its product is MKIHEYQGKELFRAAGVPVLEGHMVTTPEEAAAAYTKLGGKIAVVKAQIHAGGRGKGNVIDNPDQKGVVLAKSADEAKAAAAGLLGNKLVTIQTGPEGQTVGKVFVEAGCDIARELYLGIVVDRVSCKPVLMVSTEGGVEIEKVAEETPELIHKEGFDPAIGLEAFQVRKICKKLGIEGAAAKSAFKFMTAMCRFFIDYDCALAEVNPLVITGDGQMIALDAKITFDENAMFRHKDLEELRDLSEEEESEIRAGKAGLSYVKLDGNIACLVNGAGLAMSTMDIIKYHGGEPANFLDVGGGANAAQVTEAFRILLSDKNCKGVLVNIFGGIARCTTIASALIEASKEVGFNVPLVVRLEGTEVEEGRKMLEDSDVDVITAVDLTDAAKKIVAATA
- a CDS encoding SGNH/GDSL hydrolase family protein, with the translated sequence MRRTFLAPTLTAGVLLACLATVSVATSPDVNSTTAQAATVELAAPFERLQHELEKQWPHNRMVRIVFHGHSVPAGYFKTPIVRAFDAYPSLFHRQLCEQYPTAVIDVSVTAIGGENAVSGAARFERDVLSLRPDLVFIDYCLNDRRVGLENAAEAWRSMIRNALDANVRVVLLTPTPDLHEDILDSTTPLGLHAQQVRDLAEEFGVSISDSYAAFANRASAGEDLQKFMAQGNHPNRAGHEIVASELSKLMRAQAN
- the sucD gene encoding succinate--CoA ligase subunit alpha, whose translation is MSILVDKNTKVICQGITGNAGKFHAMGCRDYGTQLVGGVTPGKGGQEVEGMPVFDTVEEAVQQTGADATMIFVPPPFTADAILEAVDAGIRIIAAITEGVPVIDMVRVYEKVKASNSILIGPNCPGLITPGECKIGIMPGYIHTPGKIGVMSRSGTLTYEAVWQTSNLKLGQSTCVGLGGDPIVGTNYIDLFKLYQEDDQTEAILMIGEIGGSAEEEAAAYVKAHVTKPVAAFIAGRTAPPGKRMGHAGAIISGGKGTAEEKVAALEDAGIVVAPSPAEMGDAVLQAIKNK